Proteins encoded by one window of Candidatus Marsarchaeota archaeon:
- a CDS encoding SRPBCC domain-containing protein, whose amino-acid sequence MQTKFSGTIDLDAGPEEVKNLISNVELVASCIPDSKDFKKLDSTHFSITINLGIGMVRGPFKLSGTVGTTEEGAARYSLSGKGLGSEVSISITLSVAGSGASSSKVSWDAVAEFSGIISGVSEPIIRKITDEKVEEIAANLKAKLESTGQHGA is encoded by the coding sequence ATGCAGACAAAGTTCAGCGGCACGATAGACTTGGATGCCGGGCCAGAAGAGGTCAAAAATCTGATTTCTAATGTTGAGCTTGTAGCTTCGTGCATTCCGGATTCCAAGGATTTCAAGAAGCTTGACAGCACGCATTTTTCAATAACGATCAATTTGGGCATAGGCATGGTCAGGGGCCCGTTCAAGCTTTCGGGCACTGTAGGAACTACTGAAGAGGGCGCCGCAAGGTATTCCCTTTCAGGCAAGGGGCTTGGCAGCGAGGTGAGCATAAGCATAACGCTTAGCGTTGCAGGCTCAGGCGCATCTTCATCGAAGGTTTCGTGGGATGCAGTAGCGGAGTTTTCAGGCATAATAAGCGGCGTCAGCGAGCCGATAATAAGGAAGATCACCGATGAGAAGGTTGAGGAGATAGCCGCAAACCTAAAAGCGAAGCTGGAATCTACTGGGCAGCATGGTGCGTGA